A genomic window from Tolypothrix sp. PCC 7910 includes:
- a CDS encoding helix-turn-helix transcriptional regulator, with translation MLEIKPSQAEPAVIAAVADYFKVLSEVSRLHILTCLKSGPMNVMEIAEATGLGQANLSKHLKVLTQAGILSRQPKGTSAFYEIADPMIFELCDLACDRISERILQQVESLKGIRGNTAGF, from the coding sequence ATGTTAGAAATAAAGCCATCCCAGGCTGAACCAGCTGTGATTGCAGCGGTTGCTGATTATTTCAAGGTGCTATCAGAGGTAAGTCGGTTACACATTTTAACTTGTCTGAAGTCAGGGCCGATGAATGTAATGGAAATTGCAGAAGCGACAGGCTTGGGACAGGCAAATTTGTCTAAGCATCTCAAAGTGTTAACTCAAGCAGGGATTTTATCTCGTCAGCCTAAAGGTACTAGCGCTTTTTACGAGATTGCAGATCCGATGATTTTTGAACTCTGCGATTTAGCGTGCGATCGCATTAGTGAACGCATTCTACAACAGGTGGAAAGCCTCAAAGGTATAAGGGGCAATACAGCAGGTTTTTAA
- a CDS encoding DUF2834 domain-containing protein, whose translation MSRKVVLWLIWLGFVAYTIWIAPLDNPDTWSLGWKLLTFQLGKLNAIIPAIFWLMGIWPMIYACLMFFDGRMQNFRAWPYFIGSNFTGVICLLPYLIFRESNQKFFGAKDKWLTILDRRSTGFYLLLGTIALLAYAAILGNWEDYIQQFFTEPFVHLISLDFCLMCLVFPLTSLFDDDMARRGINDLRVFWAVALVPLFGPLIYLCFRPSLPETNTAQAFSF comes from the coding sequence ATGTCCCGAAAAGTTGTGCTTTGGCTAATTTGGTTAGGATTTGTCGCTTACACCATTTGGATAGCTCCACTAGATAATCCTGATACATGGTCGTTAGGGTGGAAACTGTTAACGTTCCAATTAGGAAAACTGAACGCTATTATCCCAGCAATTTTCTGGCTTATGGGTATTTGGCCCATGATCTACGCTTGCTTGATGTTTTTTGATGGCAGAATGCAAAACTTTCGCGCTTGGCCCTATTTCATCGGGTCAAATTTTACGGGAGTAATTTGCCTATTACCTTACTTAATTTTCCGTGAATCGAATCAAAAATTTTTTGGGGCAAAAGATAAGTGGCTGACAATTCTTGATCGGCGTTCAACAGGATTTTATTTGCTATTAGGTACGATTGCACTGTTAGCTTATGCTGCAATTTTGGGAAATTGGGAAGATTATATTCAGCAGTTCTTTACTGAACCTTTTGTTCATCTCATCAGTTTAGACTTTTGCTTGATGTGCCTAGTATTTCCGTTAACTTCATTATTTGATGATGACATGGCACGTCGAGGAATCAATGACTTGCGGGTTTTTTGGGCAGTTGCGCTTGTGCCTTTATTTGGCCCATTAATTTATCTTTGTTTTCGTCCATCACTACCAGAGACTAATACAGCACAAGCTTTTTCTTTTTAA